The genomic segment TGGAAACCGCTGGTAAGGCTGTCTAAAAATTCAAAGCCGGAAGGAATTCCGGAAAACTCATCACGGTGCTTTGCACGGGCTTCGATAATCTCAATCGCTTCAAGGATAAGATCTTTCGGAGTATGGAAAGTTGCCGATTGTCCCGCATCGGTTAAATCAAAGATATTTTTTTGCGCCTGCTCCAGCACGGAAGAGTATGCGACGGTTTGGTCAAAGACATCGGCATAAATTTGATGCGAAACTCTTAAGAGTGATCTGCGGATCGCAGCATCAAGCACAATTTTTGCATAATAAGCGACATTCGCGGTACTTGGAACGGCATCCGTGAGCGATGCAATATATGCTGTGCCTCCCACAGAATCGAGGAGACCTTCCTGTCGCAGATGCTCACTAATGACAAGGATATCGACATTCTGCCCTTTGTTGTAAAGATCGACAACCGCTTGAAAAATTTTTTGATGTGTGAGCGTATAAAAACTTTCTGCACGGATATATTGTAAAACCGTTCCGATAGCCTCTGAATCAAGTAAAACAGCCCCAAGTACCGCCACTTCCGCTTCCGTATTATTCGGAGGGATTTTATCCTTTAATGAAGATAGTTGTTTCATCATATCCGACATTTTATTTTCCTTGATGTACGTGCTTAAAAAATAAAAGAGAAGCCCTGCAATAGAACTTCTCTTTATGATTAGCTTTATAGGTGTACTCTCTGTTAGAATACAGGGCGGAACACTATTCCTGAGTTTCGGCAGGTTCTTCCGCTTTTGCTTCTTCTTGAGCTGTTTCAGCCTGACTGTCTTCCGCTGCTTCCGTCTTTGGCTCCGCATCCGCTCCTTCCTGACGGCGGCGAGAGCGTTTCTCGGGTTTTGCCTCGGAGGTTTTTTCAGCTTCCGGTTGTGCTTCTACTACGATTGGAAGTACTGCAACGGCAGCTTCATACAATTTGAGCGATGCATTATAGTGTCCTACGCTCTTAAAGGTAAGACCGGGAAGTTCGATGCGCTTGCGTTCGATTTCAAATCCGAGTTTCTGCAGCTCGTCGGAAATCGTCTGATTGGTAACCGCACCGTACAATTTTCCGTTAGGACCTGCCGGCATTACAATGGTAAGGGTCAAGGCTTCAAGCTGCTCTTTTAAACCGGCCGCATTTTGCCGTTTAACGGCTTTCCGCTGTTCTATTTCTTCCTTACGGCTTTCAAAATGGGCAAGGGTAAAAGAATTGCAGGGAACTGCTAAATTCCTCGGAAACAGATAGTTACGGGCATAGCCTTTGGCAACATCTTTAATATCGCCCTCTTCACCGAGGTGTTTGACATCTTCATTTAAAATTACTTTCATTTCAAGCTCCTTATAAAGGGGAATGGTTTAAAAGTCGGTTGTTTTTTCATCATTCCCATAATGTTAAAAAACGGAAGCCGCCCTGCATTCCAGGAGTTGGAAGCGGGCAGCAGGTAATTGGGAAGACCCCCTAAAAACTTCAAGTCCTTAGAGGCTTCTATTATGGTTGTTAGTCTACAACGTACGGAAGCAGAGCCAGTGCACGTGCCCGTTTAATTTCGAGAGCAAGCTTGCGCTGATGCTTTGCACAGGTGCCGGTAATACGGCGCGGCAAAATCTTTCCGCGTTCGGTAATAAAGCGGCGCAAAGAATCCGGATCTTTATAATCGATCTTTGCCTTCTGAGAGCAGAAACGGCAAACTTTTTTGCGGAAAAACATTTTTCCTTTTTTATTATTTCCTTGCCGTTCTTCTCCTCCTTCCCGAGGATTTTCTTGTGTATTTACATCTACTTCAACAGTATTCAATGCTTCATCTGCCATGTTCGGTCTCCTTAAAATGGAATATTGTCATAATTGGCATTATCAAAGTCGGATTCGTATCCGTCATTAGGCGGCGGTGTATTTTGCCGCGCTTGATATGCCGAAGGAGCGTTTGATCGCTGATACGTTCCCTGATTGCCGTTATTCATCTGCTGGCCGCTTCCGGAACCGCCGCCTAAAAGCTGAAGATTATTCGCGATAATTTCTACTTTACTGCGGGATTGTCCGTCTTGCTCCCATCGATTTTGCCGAAGTTCTCCCTCAACAGCGACCTGTTTTCCTTTTACAAGGTACTGATTGAGCGCTTCTCCCTGTCTGCCCCAAAGCACGATATCAAAGTAGTTTGCTTCTTCAACCCACTCTTCACCATTTTTACGCCGCCGGTTGATTGCAATCGAAAATCTGCATACGGCAGCGCCACCTTGGGTATATTTTAATTCCGCATCGCGGGTAAGCCTGCCGACAAGTACGACATGGTTTATATCTGCCATCAATATTCTCCTGAATTATTCATCAACTTTGATAAATAAAAAGGTTAAAAGATTTTGATTCAATTTAAATTTATGATCTAGTTCAATAATCTTATCCGGTTCGGCATGGATATTGAATAACACATAGCGACCCTTCGTCCTTTTTTTGATTTCATACGTTAACTCGCGGTCTCCGAACGGATCTTCGGAATCAATTTGAACGCTGAAGTCTCCTAAAACGGATCGGACGTCTTCAATGCCCGGCTTGAACTGCGCTTCCTCAATGGGAAAGACAGTCATCAATTCATACTTTCTCATGTGCCCTCCTGATGGCCATTAGTCCCGCATTTGCTGCGGGATGGAGTATTTATCGGCTTTTATCCCGATATATCGTTTACTGCCTTTTATATAATAAACATGAATAAAACCATGTATAAAAGGGGTAAACAGACGTTTCAGCATACTATAAAAAGCTTTGCTTAGTCAATGCCGTTTAAGTTCAGTTATTTAAGTTCAGTCTTGCTTGCGTATTTCCTTAATCCTGTCCCAATAAAAATCGAGCTCATCCGCTTTAAGGAGCGGTTCCTGCGGCGGCCGCTTAAGGCTGTTATGCCGCGTTATTTCTTCCTGTAAATTTGAAATCGGAGAGCGGGTTAAAAACGGTTCGCCGAAAGCAAAAGCCCCGTCCCTTTCATCGTAATATAAAGGAAGCGCCTGAATTTTCGGGTATGTTTGGTGAGGATAGACATCGCCCACAGCATGGGTTCCCGGTCCGCCGCCTTGCGGTGTCAGCGTCAGCCGCTGCACACCGTCCACACTGTCTATCGATACGGTTCCTTTTTCGTAGTTTTTCAGTTTTGACCCGTTATCGGTAATGCAGCTGTATATTGCGTCATATTGCCGGATAAATTTCGGTACGCTTACGTGCGAACCGTCATCGCACACAAAACCGGCGCGTTTTTCTTTATATTCAAAGTCTCCCGTCCAATAGCGGAATCTGATATACTGCGTTCCGTGAAAGAAGAAGGCATCAAAAAAAACGGGGGCTTCCTGCTGATATATCAATATTCCGTTACGGAATCCTTGTTCAACCCAGAATCCCTCCAAGACGGTTGCCGATAAAGTCACCGCCGCCGGCTGCGGATTGGCGGATATCTCATCAATTCCGGGTTGAGTAGCATCTGTCTGCGTACCGGCTGTAAGGGCATGCGGAACTTTTTTGTAAAATGAGGTGAATAGTCTGTCGCCATGTACCCATACAGCAGCAGGCACCGGAGTTTTATATCCGGGATACCGGATACGCAGCGAATAAACATTTCCGGTGTTTTCTTGTTCCGCAGCAACGGGGTAAGTGCCCATATCGTCGTACACAAAGCGGTAATAGGTCTTTAAAACGATCCGCATCGTGTCTTCCGCAGTGCCGCCGGTTTTTCCGGTATCGGTATATTCGATAAAGCGTTCGGAATTTTCCCAGAGACCGGTCAACGGCTGAGCGGGGCAGGGGAGCGAAAAAAAGAGACACAAGAATAAAATGATGCAAAAATACTTGATATGTTTCACGGCTCTATGAGTATATCACATCATTGGTATTTTGTTTAGTAAATTTGAATTATAACCACAGCCGTGTAGGCATAACCGTAGTTCTCGTCTAGACATAACCGTGGTTATATAGTATATATTGGAGAAATTTAGTAAAGTTGCCGTACCGGACACGACAATTAAGGATTAATTGTGAAAATTAAAAGTATAACATTCATTCTTATACTCCTTGCACTGAGCCTTTATACTATGTCTTGTACAAAGGAAGAACGGTTGTATGCTTCACACGGTATTTACGATATTTCGAATATCGATAATGATACGGTATATACTCTAAAAGGCTCTTGGGGGTATGCAGAAAAAGAATTTGTTTCCGCGGTTATGCCGCTTGATGCATATATGCATTTTCAGCCGCTTGAATCTGCATGGACAAGCTATACTCCTCCTCAGCCGGTACAAGGATATGCCTCGTATGCGATAAAAATCCGCGGTTTTGAGCCTGAAAAAGTATATGCAATTCATTTTACGCGTACATCCTCGGCTTTTACCGTATTTTTGAATGGAGAATTATTCTATGCATCGGGAGTTCCCGGAAAAAAATTTGAAGAGGAGATTTTCGATTGGCATGCCGATACGGTTATCTTGCCGCTTGATCACGAAAACGAAGCAACTATTGTCATTCATTTATCGAATTTTCACGATAGGAATCCGGGGGTAGAAACGCCCTTTCTTTTCGGCCTATATACAACATTGCAAGCAAAAAAAGCGTTGGATAAACTTATTTCCTCCGGAATATTTTCTATTTTATTGAGTATGGCGACTTTCTTTATTTCTTTATTCCTATTTTACAGGAAAGAGACTACTGCCGGAATTTTCGGTTTTCTTTGTTACGGCTTCGCCGTCAGAACTCTTTGTTACAATGATTTTTTATTGAGAGATTTTTTTCCGGGTGTATCGACGGATATTATGTATAGGCTAGGATATTTAACTTTTCCGCTTTGTGCCGTCTTTACATTTCTCTTTATCCTTAATCTATTTATTAAAAAACCGTCAAAAATCTTTTATTTTTTGACTATTCCGCTCCTCTTATACGGTGTAATGACGCTTATTGCACCGATGCCGGTATTCGTCGGGATATTGCTGATTGTGCAGCTGTATATATTATGTCTCTCCGTTATTGCATTCGCAGTGGTAGCCCATGCATTAATTAAACGAAAACCGTTTGCATTGATGTTCTTAATTTCATTCTTATTTTTTATAAGTGCGGCAATATTTGACGCTTTAATTTCGAACGGTATCATCAACGCTCCGTTCATCTCTCATTTTGCGATATTAATGTTGATGATACCGATGGCGTTTATTGTAATCCGGCATTTTTCAGCAGCTTTTAAAACGCAGGAACAGATGATCGAGGTAATTGAAAAGACGAACATATCTTTTGAACGATTCTTTCCGAATGAATTTTTGCAATTTTTGGATAAGAAAAACGTTACGGATATTTCACTTGGTGATAACACTCATAAGAATATGTTTATTGCTTTTATTCATCTCGGTATTAATGCAAAGCTTTTGTCGAGTCAAGCACGTGAGGAGTTATTGATTTTATATAATACGGTCATTCAAGCCGCCAATCCTGTTATCAAAAAGCATGACGGGTTTATCGATAAATACCTAACAGACGGGCTTATGGTGCTGTTCTACGGCAGTGCCGAAAAAACCGTTGATTGTATTATTGAAATTACGCAGCTTATTAAAAAAATCAATCTCCATAGACAAGAGCAATCATTACCGCCAATTCATATTTCATCGGGAATTCATTATGGGAAACTGATGATGGGTACCATCGGAGAAACGGAACGGATGGATACTACCGTTATCTCCGATGTTGTCAATATTTCTTCCCGTATGCACAACTATGCAACTCAAAAAAATGTTAATGTCATTATCAGCGAAACCGTTAGGGAACAGCTTCCCGAAAGCTATTGGCGCACCCATGCCTGTTTTTATTACGGAAAAATACAATTTCACGGCAAAAAAAATTTAATAAATGTTTATGAGGTTGATTTACTATGAAAAAGATACTCTTAGGGGCTTTGCCTTTTTTCTGTATGTTAGTTATCATCACATTTATTAGTAAGGCAAAACCGATACAGCACCTTAAGGAGCATTCGGTAACTGTTCAGCATGGACTTTTAACATTGCCTGCGCATACCGATACCGATATATTCAGTATAAATGGCCAATGGCATTTTACTCCTAACCAATTCTACTATTTTAGTGATGCTACGCGGCCGTTATACGGACCGTTTCCCGGAAGGCTCAGCGAAACAGTGATGCAAACCGATTACGGTTATGCCTCGTACGGGTTGCGTATTGTCGGACTTAATCCCGACAAAGTATATGCCCTACAGTTGAACCATATTCTTTCCAGCTGCACAATCGTCATTAATGGCATTGATAGGGCGGGGCAGGGGCAGCCCGGCATATCAGCACAAACCGAAATACCGGGTAAAACAATCAGTATTGCTACGTTTAAACCGTTAAAAAACGGTACGGCCGATGTTATTATCAATATGTCGAATTTTCACAACCGTTATGGGGGAACCGATCAATCGATTACACTCGGTTCTGCAGAGATGTTAAATCAGTCGTTTGTATTCAATCTTTTATTTTATAATATTGCATGTACCGTATTGCTTCTATTCAGTATGTTTTTCATCGTATTGCATTTAAATTATAAAAAAATGCCCTATATATTATGGTTTGCATTTACTGCTATCACGATTAGTATCCGAATTAGCGTATTCTATCCGCATATTCTTGCGCATATCTGGCCGTCAATTCCATGGAAGTTATATTTTGTTTTACGCTATTCTTCAATGCCGCTTGCATCCTTATTTTTTACGGTATTTATTAAGAAGATGTTTAACATTCGGCATAAATATATTTATTGGGGCATTATTAGTATATGCCTTATATCAACTGCTGTTATCGCCTGTTTTTCAACGTCTTTTATATCCCGTTATTTATATATACAGCAAGCCATTATATTTATTGCAACTATCTATAACGCGATAATTATTATTCAGGCATTGCTTAAAAAACAGAGGGGCGCCGGATGGATTGCTGCCGTATTATCCATTTTGGCCGGTTTTGCACTATATGACACACTCGTAAGCCAATGGGTTATTTCAGGTAAACTGCTGTTACAAGAAGGCGCAATGGTCGCGATTATTATTGCAGTTATTATGAGTATTGACGGATATGCCACCTCCATATATGAAATTGAACGGCTTGTAGAAGAACAGAAGAAAATTCAAACAGCCTTGCGCCGTTTCTTCCCTAATCAATTATTACTTTTTCTTCAAAAAAACAGTATTACGGAAATACATACCGGTGATTCTTCGGAACTATCTATGACAGTTCTTTCAATTGATATTCGATCTTTTACCAGCATATCCGAACAGCTGACCCCTGACGAAGTTTTTGTACTGCTTAATAAATATTTTGCATTAGTAGCCCCTATTATTCGGAAATACGGCGGGGTAATTATGAAATTTTTAGGAGATGGTTTTACGGCGTTATTTTCCCAAAGTCCCGATAGAGTAGTAGCCTGTGGAATTGAAATTCAGAAAAGATTACAAGAAGAAAATATACAATTAAGAAATCTGTCTCCGATTAGAGCCGGCATCGGAATTGATACGGGGAAGATTCTTTTAGGGGTTATCGGGAATGATAGCCGGTTAGATAGTGTTGTTATTTCAAATACCTGTTACACCGCAGAGGAGCTGCAGGCTGCAACAAAGATATATTCCAACACAATCATTATTTCCGAGTCAATCCTCAAATTGCTCCAAGATCCGGGAGTTTTTCATATCCGCTGTGTGCAAGAGGCGGCGGTTATTGACGGACGAGAGCTCCCGGTTCTCTATGAAGTATACGATTGTGACATACCGGATACGCGAGAAAAAAAACAAAAGACAGCATCATATATTGAAAAAGCGTTGAAAAAAATCCAAGAAAAAAGCTATGCCAATGCAAAGACCTATATTGCAAAATCATT from the Treponema vincentii F0403 genome contains:
- a CDS encoding adenylate/guanylate cyclase domain-containing protein — encoded protein: MSCTKEERLYASHGIYDISNIDNDTVYTLKGSWGYAEKEFVSAVMPLDAYMHFQPLESAWTSYTPPQPVQGYASYAIKIRGFEPEKVYAIHFTRTSSAFTVFLNGELFYASGVPGKKFEEEIFDWHADTVILPLDHENEATIVIHLSNFHDRNPGVETPFLFGLYTTLQAKKALDKLISSGIFSILLSMATFFISLFLFYRKETTAGIFGFLCYGFAVRTLCYNDFLLRDFFPGVSTDIMYRLGYLTFPLCAVFTFLFILNLFIKKPSKIFYFLTIPLLLYGVMTLIAPMPVFVGILLIVQLYILCLSVIAFAVVAHALIKRKPFALMFLISFLFFISAAIFDALISNGIINAPFISHFAILMLMIPMAFIVIRHFSAAFKTQEQMIEVIEKTNISFERFFPNEFLQFLDKKNVTDISLGDNTHKNMFIAFIHLGINAKLLSSQAREELLILYNTVIQAANPVIKKHDGFIDKYLTDGLMVLFYGSAEKTVDCIIEITQLIKKINLHRQEQSLPPIHISSGIHYGKLMMGTIGETERMDTTVISDVVNISSRMHNYATQKNVNVIISETVREQLPESYWRTHACFYYGKIQFHGKKNLINVYEVDLL
- the rplI gene encoding 50S ribosomal protein L9 → MKVILNEDVKHLGEEGDIKDVAKGYARNYLFPRNLAVPCNSFTLAHFESRKEEIEQRKAVKRQNAAGLKEQLEALTLTIVMPAGPNGKLYGAVTNQTISDELQKLGFEIERKRIELPGLTFKSVGHYNASLKLYEAAVAVLPIVVEAQPEAEKTSEAKPEKRSRRRQEGADAEPKTEAAEDSQAETAQEEAKAEEPAETQE
- the rpsF gene encoding 30S ribosomal protein S6, coding for MRKYELMTVFPIEEAQFKPGIEDVRSVLGDFSVQIDSEDPFGDRELTYEIKKRTKGRYVLFNIHAEPDKIIELDHKFKLNQNLLTFLFIKVDE
- the ssb gene encoding single-stranded DNA-binding protein, with protein sequence MADINHVVLVGRLTRDAELKYTQGGAAVCRFSIAINRRRKNGEEWVEEANYFDIVLWGRQGEALNQYLVKGKQVAVEGELRQNRWEQDGQSRSKVEIIANNLQLLGGGSGSGQQMNNGNQGTYQRSNAPSAYQARQNTPPPNDGYESDFDNANYDNIPF
- a CDS encoding adenylate/guanylate cyclase domain-containing protein, translating into MKKILLGALPFFCMLVIITFISKAKPIQHLKEHSVTVQHGLLTLPAHTDTDIFSINGQWHFTPNQFYYFSDATRPLYGPFPGRLSETVMQTDYGYASYGLRIVGLNPDKVYALQLNHILSSCTIVINGIDRAGQGQPGISAQTEIPGKTISIATFKPLKNGTADVIINMSNFHNRYGGTDQSITLGSAEMLNQSFVFNLLFYNIACTVLLLFSMFFIVLHLNYKKMPYILWFAFTAITISIRISVFYPHILAHIWPSIPWKLYFVLRYSSMPLASLFFTVFIKKMFNIRHKYIYWGIISICLISTAVIACFSTSFISRYLYIQQAIIFIATIYNAIIIIQALLKKQRGAGWIAAVLSILAGFALYDTLVSQWVISGKLLLQEGAMVAIIIAVIMSIDGYATSIYEIERLVEEQKKIQTALRRFFPNQLLLFLQKNSITEIHTGDSSELSMTVLSIDIRSFTSISEQLTPDEVFVLLNKYFALVAPIIRKYGGVIMKFLGDGFTALFSQSPDRVVACGIEIQKRLQEENIQLRNLSPIRAGIGIDTGKILLGVIGNDSRLDSVVISNTCYTAEELQAATKIYSNTIIISESILKLLQDPGVFHIRCVQEAAVIDGRELPVLYEVYDCDIPDTREKKQKTASYIEKALKKIQEKSYANAKTYIAKSLEIFPDDPLALHYQKVIQEAIYNL
- the rpsR gene encoding 30S ribosomal protein S18 produces the protein MADEALNTVEVDVNTQENPREGGEERQGNNKKGKMFFRKKVCRFCSQKAKIDYKDPDSLRRFITERGKILPRRITGTCAKHQRKLALEIKRARALALLPYVVD